atgtcttttttttcttacaattcaACTTTTTATTGAATATTTCATGTTATTATTATTAACAAAATGTAGAGAACCAATGTTATTTGAAAATTGATCAACTCTCCGTATTACTGACACCATATGAGAGGTATGGCCTCCGGCGAGGGTCCTCTTCTCAACCGCTCTTGGTTATCATTAATTAAATAGAAGAATATATTACTAGAAAAgaataaaggaagaaaaaaaggaaagacaCCGGCCACTTGGGTTAATGTCCAGCAGGTATAATCAGTAGGCAGTAAAATAAACAAATCTTGAGGCAGTAATATTAGTGAAAGAGGTGAAGCCAATGATTCCACATAAGATGATATTTATGAAACTTCTCATTATCTTTAGCAAGTCGCCTCTCAGGAGTTCTGTTCAGAGATgaacattgttggctcattgatCGTGGCGGGCCCGGGAGATTTCCAGTTCCTAGTTATTAGAAGCTTGGTAGACTGGAGAACAGGACAAATTAATCTTCTAGTTTCTGGGGGTTATTGATCGCTATCAAGTAGTAAAAGATCATTTTGGTTTAAGTATTTGGTTCAGTCTTGAGATCCGGTTTATAACGGTAGACACATCTTTCCACAAGGGATGAAGGTGTGGGCAGCTCCAGAAAATGTGGTATAATGAGCCTAGTTGCCCACAGATTCTCCACCAGAGGCCACTGGCATTTGGCAATCTTTCCAGGAGTATAGTACCACCTGATCAAGTTGACTTCTAAGGGATTTGTACATAGGGACGACTTGTTGGCCCATTTAAAAGAAAATATGATATCCATCGATTCGGTGTAAACTTTATTCCCAGTTTTTTTCCCAGTTCCAgagatgtacttttttttttttccttgaaacGTCCGTCTTTTCTGAGAAAATTTCATAAAATGTTTGATAGAGTGACTTGGAGGGGGGAAATGTTGTTAGATAGTAGAGTATGCATTTCAAGGGGCATCCTGGTCTCATGTAAGGATGTAAGGCATAGACACTCAGAAAAGAACTGATTTGGTTATATTGCTGTAAGTATTTTTGAGGGACCCCAAATTCCTTCATCAGATCAGCAAAAGATTTAATCTTTCCTGCTCTTTAAAGGTCTGAGATTCGgtttacatgtttttttaaacCCAGTTTTTGACCCGAAAGTTGGATATGAAATATTCTGTGATCATCAAGGGAAGTTTTGTTGAGATTTTCTTTGTGGTAGGTCTCTATTTTTGGGTAAGCAGGATCTAGGATTGAATAGAAGCTTGCAGGAGAAGGGACATTGTCTGGATGTTAATGGAGGGAAGTGCTTTTGAAGTGGTCTCTTTTAAGATGGAGGCTAATATGAGGGAATTAAGAGGTCTACTTTCATTAACCCCCCAAGTGGCCACACATACGCGTTTTCATGTCTTGGGTGTCTGGGGTTTAATCTACAGGAACGTAAAAACACGCTAGCCCTGTGGAGTAAATCACCGGGGTCTGCAAGTGTGACAGCTTCCTTCTATTGGCTAACTCTGGCCCCAGTCACACGATTGCTGTTATACATTATGCTGCTTTAGGCTGGGCCAGGTCTGGGCTCACAGCTGAGCCTCTGCAAATGGATTCCACATATGGTCGTGTGagtccggcattattcagatcccTACCTGTAATGCCtttgtaatttacaagaagtccccagGAACGCTCAGCTTCTTgctgttccaggagcagcttgctgaGCGCCTTCTATTTGAGActaccgcacctcagcaagcgtaCGAGTCTGCGGAAGTGTGAAgtttcacagagcgccactttttaaaccccatccctgccacttaGGTCAGaagataccccccaaaaaagtgtcgggTTTGCAGCAAGTATGGGAGGAGGAAGGATACcatgttttcttgccccatgtgcccatcctaacAAAGCTGCTGTAATTATCCCTGTTTGAGAAAtgccacacagttttacattattacttttatctaagattcagAAAATGCCAAAAAgggagggtttttgttttttttaggtagtcaattttttttctgcactagtGTACAACggcgcctggaatttattcacttgtgcctttaaatccaatgggtgttccctccattacaggcctagccatgtatccATTAAGTAGCTTGGGGCTATAATTGGGGTATTACTGAAcacagaactagtgctataaattTGGGGTGCGTCACCTCTATTTcctctgcttgaaacaaagaaaactatcACGATAGTGACATTTATGAAAacattttgattttatttttcacatgctttataCTAATTTTGGAAAAACTGttgggtcagaatgctcagtacacacctagataaatgggctaaggggtctagatttcaaaatggagtcacttATGGGGATGTTCTATCATTTTGGtaccttgatggctctacaagagtgcaatggggcctggaatttattcagttgtgccctaaaatccaaagggtgttccctccattacaggccgaaccatgtgtcctgtaagcagattggggttacagtgggtatgtttctgaatatcaGACTGCCTGCATTACCTTTACAGGTGACACCTTATTATCCCCGATATCTCAATTAGTAACTGGATCACTGTATATATGGGAAGGGGAGCACCTAATGTTCTTTTAGTGCTATTTCTGCTAAACTGTTATTtaacaatacaaatattaaaaaGATTAATGCTGAAAgttttggccctttaataaaatgtaggagaaattgtagaggatgttcagaaaaaaaacaaatctattaaaggggttgtctcgcggcagcaagtggggttatacacttctgtatggccatattaatgcactttgtaatatacatcgtgcatgaattatgagccatacagaagttattccacttacctgctccgttgctagcgtccccgtcatcatggctccgtctaatttcgctgtcttcttgccttttttagacgcgcttgcgctgtgcggtcttctccccttctgctcggtccaggcacgagcggcgttctggctccgccccttctatgcatcatcgtgtagctccgccccgtcacgtgtgccgattccagccaatcaggaggctggaatcggcaatggaacgcacagagcccatggtgcaccatgggagaagacccgcggtgcaccatgggagaaaaccgcagttcatccctgggaaaggactggtggccatcttagggtgcccacccactggcgatttttttttttttttccctgcgaaattcgcatttgtttctctgcaggggtctatgggacttgtaatgttaaaatcgcgatcgcgcaaaatcgcaatttaccgcgaaatcgcgatttttcgcgatcgcgattttaacattacaagtcccatagacccctgcagagaaaaaaatgctgcgaatttcgcagggaaaaaaaatcgccagtgggtgggcgcccttaagccattaaggaccagccactgtatatatacggcggctggtgctgggctttgaggaccaccgattgtaaaaatacggcggtgctctaagtctcctgacTCTGCAATCAGTCCAGAGGCaggtacgggttatcagctgttagtgacagctgataccctggagcagaaggcaggaggggtttttaacccttcctgcctcctgcttccccgatatacagtgctcaatgagcactgtcggggcaaagtgaaagtaagaagttctttcactacgggagcctgggggggtcatgtgacctcccgggattccctgctactgcagagctggagggtcagacttagaccctggcagctctgcaggtgactaatctcaccacaggggttgctttcccctgtaactgagggtcctatggactgcccagctacaatgggaaaatgtcaaataaagttaaaaaaaaaaaaaaagtgagtgtcccccagaggtcttatatgacgtcatgggggacacagatagtaaaaaacacaattacagaaatacgtaaaacaaaacaacagaataaaacaacaaaacatacataaaaaagagaataacacaaagcagacgccaacaaaaaccatcaccgtatgcgccctataaaccaaaaccatacatactatatatcaaaacgtccgaaacaaatagaggaacccgttcccatactttattttagtgtaaatataaaaaaaaaaaatttttaaactataaatgttaaaaaaatcattttttttagcattttacccccaataaaactaaaaaacggaaaaaaaagtcagtgaaaaagatattaaaaaatagtccaatatgtcacggaaaaaaaaacgcagcaaaaataattttggtagctaaaggaaaaaaaatggagcagtaaaaccgccacatgggtaaaatccctaaaaagtgtctggtccttaaggtacaaaacaacctggtccttaaggggttaaggagaagattttttaaagtccttatatcgtcggatcggtaagtagcaagcggtttaaaaaccgctttaatttgctattttatgccaggggggtgacggggaatggggtaaggtaaaattttgaggtttgccgcgagacaaccccttttaaatagtttttttttctccagtgtattcaccgAAGAAAATGGAATgttagatgagatgcagagtgataaagtaaactctccactaaatgtcactagtctaacccaggaagaagtgcagagccatcttaaaaagattaaaacagacAAATCGCCATGTTCCTaaggcatacacccctgggttataagggaattaggtaatgtgatacacagacccttgttacTTATTTATAAGGATgctatagtgacggggtctgttccactggattggcacatagccaatgggatgctgatattcaaaaagggggcaaaaagtgaacctggaaattacaggccggTAATTCTTACTTCTATTATTAGTAAAATGTCTgaaaggtttctaagagatgctatcctggagaacCTCAAGGAAATAGCTGTagaactctgtatcagcatgggtttgtgagagatcgctcctatcaaaccaacctgatcagctactATGAGGAggtctagactggaccggggagagtctctggatctggtgtatctggacttttccaaagcatttggtactgtgccacataaaaggttggtatatagaatgagaatgcttggtctgggtgagaatgtgggtaagtaactggtcagtgattgaTAAGAGGGTGGCTACTAATGgtaaatctttcaggacgagcaaggagatactcggctaaggcacattactcgagcgagtagtgccttagcgagtatactcgctcatccctagttattacaattgccagattggagtccggaaggaattgtttcccttaaatgaggaaaattaacttctacctcatttttaccttcctctggatcaacattcggggtgaataggctgaactggatgcacataggtcttttttcggccttacatactttgTTACCTATGCAGGTTGGAGGGTACATTAGCAAGGATGCGTGGGAACCAAGCAAAATATACTGTTAATTGGGGGTAGTGGATAAAGTCAGAACTCTATTCTTCTACCTTGTGTTAACATTGCATAAGCTCATTGAGTTTTTAGATAGAACCTTACTGGAGGGGGGCCATATTTGTAAGCCATCTGTTATCCTGGTATGtttgtggtttttgttttttttttatgtatttaaaaaaaatattttccaggaaaaatatatattggtgacatcatATCTATAACATTCTTAAATACAGTGGCTTAGCTCCAGTATATCTGaagtaatgcagtcaccatattatGTTCCCATACCAGCTCTGCACTGTAATCCCTATCACTGTATACTTACCTCTAATGATCACAGGTggcatcttctctgattggtgctGCCCATTTTTCTGCCCAGAGAAGACTTAATATAAAACTATACAATCTTTATTATTTATTCCTAAAAACACAACATTTAACGTGACGTAAAAAGTGGAGTGACAGCACCTAGGGTTGACATAACCTCTAAGCGTCAGTGGAACGAACAGTCACACTAAACACAGATTGTGTACCCAAGaccgatattaaccccttaacgaccagcccatagtgtttttacgtcctcccgaagtgggccttattctctgaggacgtaaaaacatgcttcctgcagagaataatgcccctcgggctgtggacgtgacagctccatgctgttggtgtccgcaggtagctgacagcatggagctgtcatcccgggctgttcggagcccccccggcattgcgatcggcgctatgcaatggatagcgccgatcgcaaaaaagtaaataaaagtgcaataaaagttaaagattcagctgctctgatggatcggatccatcggagcagctgaaattactcaccgaggtccgtcgcacgactcccagctgtcccgatgctccgggcgccgtagccgtccttctgcgcatgcgcgcctagcggcattacgtcagccgcatgcgcagaaggcccggcggcgcgggagacttaaaatctcctggctcccggctcctgtaggtagccgggaggcaggagatgtcagcggggactgcggtgagcggtcccggtaccgcgatcgccgttatccaatggatagcggcgatcgcaaaaaagttaaaaaaaagtgtaaaaaaagaaaagtttcacctcccctcatggatcggatccatgaggggaggtgaaaatactcacctcaggtccgccgatgtcctccggccggtgtctggaccccccgctggcttctgcgatgtgccgatgcggcgcgcatgcgcagaagccggcgagcccagcaaattcaaaatctccctgcacccggctgtcacagatagccgagtgcagggagatatgactggggaccgctgtatgcggtttccagtcatatgatcaccgttatccatcagataacggtgatcatataaagttaaaaagtaaaaaaaaaaaaaagttaaaagtaaaaaaaagtttaaaaagttaaagtttcatctccccttatggatcgtatccgtaaggggggatgaaattatgtacccaaggtcccggatttgttccctggtgggatgttgatccgcggatgttaccccagcttcggcgcatgcgcccgtcagcatgatggcggacgcatgcgcaaaagtgaaagattgcccaagaaatataaaatctccctgctgctggctacaaaaggtagccaagagcctggagatgtcacggggagccgcggtatgcggttactggtcacgtgatcgccgttatccaatgcataatggcgatcacgtaaaagttctttaaaaagtggcagtttcatttcccctcaccgatgcgatcggtggggggagatgaaacatcttctcggaggcttccgcatttgaatccagatgcgattatcctccatggacccttccggctgctgcgcatgcgcccgccggcaaaatgccggacacattcgcaagagccgggaagcccaggaaatgttaaatctccttgctcccagcgaccaacggttgctgagtgcttggagcagtgaccggtggcctcgctgagcggtccccggtcacatgataaagtagcgaactaacattaggccggtcacgcgtgaccggagaggaattacaggttctgcatgcgcttgatcagcggtaatccacggatcaatcgcatgcattggattacacaatccccccccaattagcgggtcggaattatggaatccactcgcagaaaacagaacacagcatgctatattttaccacgaatatctgcgacctagagccctttgtgctctatgaccacggatatactcgcaccccatatgcaaacacattgtgtacgggctgcgggtacccgagtcatctctaagcgacggcgcgggaactgcaaacaaaaaaccgcccgtgtgagtaggcagttatgcgcagtacattacgcagccgtatgcagggtcacagccgggctcacagccgggatctgcagcgggcctccgcaagcagattccgcctacggctacgtgagcccggcgttattcagaccgctacctgtaatccgtaatttacaagaagccccgggaacgctcgccttcctgcagttccaggagcagcttgttgagcgccttctctgtgagaccgctgcaccgcagcaagattacaaagcctcacagcgccactttctacaccccatccccgctgctgaggttacgaaataccccccaaaatacatgagaggagggggggggggggatacccggttttcttgccccatgtgcccagcccaaccagcctccgtaattacccctgtcttcggacataaaacgcatttatattattacctttatctaatatttagggaatgccaaaaaatggggatggcggggggggggggggggattatttttaggaagtcaattttttttccgtataagtgggcaatggggccttgaatttattcagttctgccctgaaatccagcgggcattccctccattatgggcttagccatgtgtcctgtaagtagattagggccacaatgggtatgtttctgaacaggggacaaacaggggtatccattttggggtgaaagtcttcattcctatgtacactgtaaaaaaaaaccagtttttaaattgacaaaattgccaaacaaatgaaaatcgtaattttttccttttgctttgcttagattcattcaaatactttggggtcaaaatatgcagtacacccctagatgaatttgttaaggggtctagtttttaaaatgggtcatttgtgggggttctctatcgttttggacgctcaatggctctacatgtgggcaatggggactggaatttattccgttgtaccctgaaatccaacaggtgctccttccattataggcctagctatgtttcctttaagtagattagggccacaatgggtatgtttctgaacacgggacaaatgggggtatccattttggggcgaaagtcttcattcctatgtacactttccaaaaaaaacagtttttaaattgacacaattgccaaaaaaatgaaaatcgtaattttttccttctccttggcttagattcattcaaaaactgtgaagtcaaaaaagtcattatacccctagataaattcgttagggggtctacttttcaaaatggggtcacttgtgggggttctccatcgttttggtcactcaatggctctacaagtgggcgatagggcctaaatctccttcaagcaaaatttctgttccgaaagccaccggttgctcctttcattttgggccccattgtgcatatagacgtaatactagggccacaatgggtatgtttctgtgcacaggacaaacgggtatccattttggggtgcaagtcttcattcatatatgtgtggtacaaaaaaaactgcttttgaaatgacagaattaccaaaaaatgaaaatcgtattttttttccttcggcttggcttagattcattcaaaaactgtgaagtcaaaaaagtcatcctacccctagataaattcgttaaggggtctacttttcaaaatggggtcacttgtgggcgttctccatcgttttggtcactcaagggctctacaagtgggcaatggggactaaatctccttcaagcaaaatttctgttccgaaagccactggttgctcctttcattttgggccccattgtgcatccagacatatgattagggccacaatgggtatgtttctgagcacgggagaaataggggtatccattttggggtgcaagtcttcattcatatatgtgctgtacaaaaaaaatgcttttaaaatgacagaattaccaaaaaaatgaaaatcgtaatttttttccttcggcttggcttagattcattcaaaaactgtgaagtcaaaaaagtcattataccactagataaattcgttaaggggtctacttttcaaaatggggtcacttgtgggggttctccatagttttggtcactcaatggctctacaagtgggcaatggggcctaaatctccttcaagcaaaatttctgttccgaaagccaccgattgctcctttcattttgggccccattgtgcatccaaacgtaagattagggccacaatgggtatgtttatgagcacgggacaaacaggggtatccattctggggtgcaaatcctaattttcatgtgtactatagaaaaaagtcctgtctttaaaatgacatatttgcaaaaatatgacatttttgtttttctcttctaaattgcattgactcctgaaaaaaaactgtggggttaaaatactcatgacacccctcagtgaatacgttaaagggtgtagtttttaaaatggggtcacttgtgggggtatctatcattttgactcctatgagcctttccaatcttggattggtgtaggaaaacaaagtgttgctcaaaatgctgaaaagtaatgttacatttgtacgtctcctaaatggttaaaaaaaaacgaaagtttttccaatgtgcgcccaaaataaagtaaacagatggaaatataaatcttagcaaaaatttctatattatgtttgcacatatttgagatattgcagttggaaatgtgaaaaaatgacgattttttcaaaattttcccaattttggcgcttttaataaataaacacaaattctatcggtcttttttttccacctaaatgaagtacaacatgtggcgataaaacaatgtcagaatcgcttggatatgcaaaacctttctggtctttttccatgctaaagtgacatgtgtcagatttgcaaaatttggcctggtcattaaggcgtaaacaggcttggtcactaaggggttaagttcggTCTCTTAAATGTATTAGTCAGGCCTTATAGTAGATACATCTTTGTAATTATAGATCAATAGGGGGACGTCGAGCCTCTATCCATATCACTTATTTCACACTGGGTGATTGATGACAGTCTCAAGAAAAATTGCGGATGGAAGAGTTAGAGGACCGAGTTTGGCCGCCTTGGATCACAGACGTGTCTAAAGTTTTCTTATGGTTTGGATTTATTCTGACTTCCAGCTTATTGGTTATCAATCTATGCTGGATAGATGTAGGTACAGTGGATACAAATTCTTTAATAAGGTAGGCAATTCTCGTTTCTACTAACCAATGCCCGTGGGTCAGCCAGCCTAGCAAGAGGTAATCAGAACTGGATATGGGGATATTTGAGCTAAAAAGGCTCAGATGACTGGCCCTTGATAGATCGCTCAAAGTATAAGAGCTCAAATAATAGGCTCTTAAACAGACAGCTCTCTCGAGTAATAAGCTCTTAATAAGAGCTGTCCGTTAGCCTCTGCACCGAGAAGAAGAGCATCCAGATAGACAGGACTATTAGGGACAAAGAGGCTAGTGTGTCTTATGCAGACTTTTGAAGAGGGCCTAATGAGTCAGCCATGGAACAGGTAGGCTGTCCATTTGGCCTTGAGCACCATAGCAGTCAAGTGGTTGGCCTActgattgtgattagagatgagcgagcacgctcgtttaaggctgatgctcgagcgagtattggtgttctcgagtaactgattactcgtccaagCACTATGcgggtggaggtgggggggggagagagagaactaCCGTTGTTCTTGTTAAtaattacattttgctacatgacTTATAATTTGTTTGGACATATGTATATTGTAATGTTATAAAATACCAATATCTATTTTTTAGGCTTCATATTAttcaaaaaatagtaaaaatacgttttattcttggcagatgatggtaccgggagctcagagagatgtctgatgtcttctgctttacaatctgAAGATTGTGGTAtaacacaagatacatatgaagaagctgccattatcccagatataccattagcccttcacagcaaagatccatcatctgctCCTCTTATACAGTGTGTCCCATCACAGACTGAtaagaagaaaagtcacagaaggggaaaacaTCAAGGAACTCACATgagggagaagccgtattcatgctcagaatgtgggaaatgttttacccacaatgcatttcttgctgtacatcagagaattcacacaggggagaagccattttcttgttctgaatgtgggaaatgttttacagtgcaATCATCTCTTGTTAACCatcggagaattcacacaggagaaaagcccttTACTTGTACTGCATGTGGGAGATGTTTTACAGTGCAATCatcccttgttacacatcagagaactcacacaggggagaagatattttcttgttcagaatgtaggaaatgttttacacTGAAATCAACTCttcttaaacatcagagaagtcacacaggagaaaaaaactttgcttgttctgaatgtgggaaatggtttaCAACAAAATCAAttcttgttgcacatcagagacttcacacaggagagaagacattttcttgttctgaatgtgagaaatgttttacaacGAAACTACATCTTgctacacatcagagaactcacacaggagagaaaccattttcttgttctgaatgtgggaaaggttttacagTGAAATCAACTCTTGTCGAACatcggagaattcacacaggagaaaagccgttCACTTGTTCTGtatgtgggaaatcttttgcaGTGCAATCATCATATCTTAGACATgagaaaactcacacaggggagaaaacgtttccttgttcagaatgtgggaaatcttttgcacagaaatcaactcttgttaaacatcagagaattcacacaggggagaagacattttcttgttcagaatgtgggaaatgttttgcaacgaaaacaaatcttgttacacatcagagaattcacacaggagagaagccattttcttgtcctgaatgtgggaaatgttttaaagctAAAGCAAGTCTTATCGAACAtctgagaactcacacaggggagaagcccttTACCTGTTCTGTATGTAGGAAATCTTTTTCAGTGCAATCATCATTTGTTAGAcatgagagaactcacacaggggagaagacattttcttgttcagaatgtaggAAATCTTTTGCGCAGAAAGCaactcttgttaaacatcagagaatgcacacaggagagaagccattttcttgttctgaatgtggcaaatgttttgcaACGAAAAcaactcttgttacaca
This region of Eleutherodactylus coqui strain aEleCoq1 chromosome 5, aEleCoq1.hap1, whole genome shotgun sequence genomic DNA includes:
- the LOC136629029 gene encoding oocyte zinc finger protein XlCOF6-like; protein product: MEEWEYLEGHKDLYKEAMMETHQPLPSPDDGTGSSERCLMSSALQSEDCGITQDTYEEAAIIPDIPLALHSKDPSSAPLIQCVPSQTDKKKSHRRGKHQGTHMREKPYSCSECGKCFTHNAFLAVHQRIHTGEKPFSCSECGKCFTVQSSLVNHRRIHTGEKPFTCTACGRCFTVQSSLVTHQRTHTGEKIFSCSECRKCFTLKSTLLKHQRSHTGEKNFACSECGKWFTTKSILVAHQRLHTGEKTFSCSECEKCFTTKLHLATHQRTHTGEKPFSCSECGKGFTVKSTLVEHRRIHTGEKPFTCSVCGKSFAVQSSYLRHEKTHTGEKTFPCSECGKSFAQKSTLVKHQRIHTGEKTFSCSECGKCFATKTNLVTHQRIHTGEKPFSCPECGKCFKAKASLIEHLRTHTGEKPFTCSVCRKSFSVQSSFVRHERTHTGEKTFSCSECRKSFAQKATLVKHQRMHTGEKPFSCSECGKCFATKTTLVTHQRIHI